A genomic region of Vitreimonas flagellata contains the following coding sequences:
- a CDS encoding Spy/CpxP family protein refolding chaperone, producing the protein MNLSWRGLAITALVAFAAGAGGVWVGMTGMHAFHHGRPGLHDVVHERLDLTEEQTTRIEAIEAEFATRRRALEMEMQAANADLAAAIREEHGYGPRVTAAIERFHHAMGELQSETIRHVFAMREVLTPEQQAIFDTTVVDALTAEQQ; encoded by the coding sequence GTGAACCTCTCGTGGCGGGGACTGGCGATCACTGCGCTTGTGGCCTTTGCTGCTGGCGCCGGCGGCGTCTGGGTCGGGATGACCGGGATGCACGCATTTCATCATGGCCGCCCTGGCTTACATGATGTTGTGCACGAGCGGCTTGATCTCACCGAAGAGCAAACAACCCGAATTGAAGCCATCGAAGCCGAGTTCGCGACGCGTCGGCGCGCACTCGAGATGGAAATGCAAGCCGCCAACGCTGACTTGGCCGCCGCAATTCGCGAAGAACACGGCTACGGCCCGCGCGTAACGGCCGCAATTGAACGCTTCCACCACGCCATGGGCGAGCTTCAATCGGAAACGATCCGCCATGTCTTCGCGATGCGCGAGGTGCTGACGCCCGAACAGCAAGCGATTTTTGACACCACTGTCGTTGACGCCCTCACCGCAGAGCAACAATGA